Below is a genomic region from Microbacterium galbinum.
TGCTGACCTCGGCTCCAGGCGGCGGCGGGAGAGATGGTTCTAGAAATGTCGGGGCTGGTCGGGCAGCGTGCGCACCCAGCGCATCAGCTCTTCCACCATGATGACCGGCTTCGTGTTCGCGTAGGACGGCGCAAGCTCGTTGCGGTCGATGGCAAACCGAATCGAGTCCACGCTGTAGCCGCAAGCCGCCGCAGCATCCTTGAGGTTTAGCGCCACGCGTTGAGGCAAAGCGCCCACCTTCAAGTGAATCTCAAGCTCGGCACGGACTGTATCGCGCACGATGTTCTGAATCTGTTCGGCAGTGTCAGGTCTCAACATGTCGAGGACGATAGCGGCGCGGTATCCTCGTGTCGAGCACGCATTTAATTCACTTGTCGATATCGACTCTTACCCTGTCGAAATCGACGGAAATGTCATTCCTAATTGGTGATATCCAGGTCGAAGGAATCTCCCGGAACCTCAAGACTGATCGCGATGATGTCTCGGGCCATGACCTCGATCTCGTCGACCGTTCGCGCCTGCGTGAACAGCCCAAGCTCGGGGATCTCTACGAACCAGAGGTTGCCGTCACGTCACGCCTTCGCCTCGTACACGTTCATGGGCTGAGCCTAACGATGTTGGACGCCCCCCAGCGTGAGCTTCGGTGGTTGTCAGGCGCTGATCCGCGTATTGGATTCGCGGACTCTGAACCACATCGTGAGTTCCATGAGGGCACGCCCCATCATGTCGTGGTCGCCCATTCGCAGGTCATCAAACGAATCGCGGTACCCGCGGACCTCGCCGGGGCTCGGGGCGATCATAGGCTGGTATCCCATGGTCCAGTCAGCGAAACGGCGGGTGTGGAGTGGTTCCTCGAGCAGAACACGAACGTCCGTGTGCCTCGGGTCTGCGTTGATTCGAGCCATCGTCTGATCGACGTCGTATCGATCGCCCTCAAGGATCTGCACGAACTCGCCGTCGCGGTAGAGAAGAAGACCCGTGATATCGCGAGCGTCGTTATGGCGCCGGCTGATTATTAGAAGATCAGCAAGTTCACCGTCGCTGAGCGGTTTCGTTGCAGTGCTGCAGTAGACGACAGAGACGAGTGGCTGTTCTTCGGTCACGCGGAGCCTTCCTGACGCGATGCTGAACTAGAGACCGCCGACATTGCCGCGTGCTGATCGTCGAAGTCCCCGACGATCTTGGACGCAGAATCGAATGCGCGCCATAAGCCGCTGGTCTGCCTGTCCACGTATCCGAGGAACGAGCCGTCTCGGCTACCGACGTAGAAGCCGGACGCAACGCACGCCCACAAGGCGTCCGCTTGCGGAAGGAGACTCATCGTGTCATCGTACATGCGTCTTCGACAGCGCGGAGATGTTTCTCAGTGACGAGCGCAGTTCGAGGTACTAACTGCGCACAGTGTCTGGTTGCGCGACCTCGATGGTCTCCTCGACAAGAGAAATTCCACCGCTGCTGTTAGCGGAGTTCATCATGTCCTGGAGCCACCGGTTGTTGATCTTCGGCGACACCGCGTCGTC
It encodes:
- a CDS encoding BLUF domain-containing protein, which translates into the protein MTEEQPLVSVVYCSTATKPLSDGELADLLIISRRHNDARDITGLLLYRDGEFVQILEGDRYDVDQTMARINADPRHTDVRVLLEEPLHTRRFADWTMGYQPMIAPSPGEVRGYRDSFDDLRMGDHDMMGRALMELTMWFRVRESNTRISA